The genomic window TTTTTATATATTTCAAAAAATGTTGTATTTTCTCTATAAATAACTGACATATTTGAAGAGAGTTTTTCAACTGTTGCTAACTCTTTTATAATATTATTCATTCTTTCAAATGCTCTTCCTAAAACTTCTTTATTTTTATCATCTTCAAGTGATTCCACTATAAACATAGCTTTTGTAATAGGAGTTTTAAGTTCATGCATCATATTTCGCATAAAAAGATTTTTAGAGTCTGTTAGGTTATTTATATTTCTTATTGCATCGTTAAAACTTTTTGCAATTTTGCCTATTTCATCGTTATTTGGGAAGTCAAGTTTTATGTTTTTGTCACCACTTGAGAATTTTTGTATTTGTTTGTCTAGTGTTCTAAGAGGAATGAATTTTTTTCGTATGGCAAAATAAAGAGATAAAAAAATGACAACAGCAAATATGTATATAACTAAGGCAATACTTCTATTATATGGCTTTGACTTTAAATCTAATAGAAGAACATTGTAACTCATTTTTTGAACATAGATATAATACTTATTGTAGTATTCATATATTCTTACTCTTCCTAAAGAAGACTCCTGAAACATAAGCTCTCTTGCATGATTTATAATATCTAGTCTTTTTGTTCTATCTTCTATAGGTTTTACTTCAAATTGTAAATAAAGCTTCCTAAGTTGATCTTCTTTTGGCAGAAGTTCAAAGCTATTTAATACACTATTTGCAATTATGCTGTATCTTTGTTGTCTCTCTTGGTTAGATTTTTCTTTATCTAATTTTACAAAAAATAAAAATGTTGTTGTAATAGCAGCAAGTGCTAATACAAAGATAGTATTTATAAATGCAGTTATAGATATATTTTTCATATAGATAATTGGTATCCTATTCCTCTTACAGATTTAATATAAGTGGCTGAATTATCTACTAAGG from Arcobacter sp. F2176 includes these protein-coding regions:
- a CDS encoding ArsS family sensor histidine kinase, which produces MKNISITAFINTIFVLALAAITTTFLFFVKLDKEKSNQERQQRYSIIANSVLNSFELLPKEDQLRKLYLQFEVKPIEDRTKRLDIINHARELMFQESSLGRVRIYEYYNKYYIYVQKMSYNVLLLDLKSKPYNRSIALVIYIFAVVIFLSLYFAIRKKFIPLRTLDKQIQKFSSGDKNIKLDFPNNDEIGKIAKSFNDAIRNINNLTDSKNLFMRNMMHELKTPITKAMFIVESLEDDKNKEVLGRAFERMNNIIKELATVEKLSSNMSVIYRENTTFFEIYKKAMNILLIDASTISTKMSNFHLKVDIALFSIIIKNLIDNAIKFSPNHHATLIATQKYIEVISSGEKLKYDLNYYTEPFSQEEKRKDGFGLGLYIVKTTIELHGFKFKYAYENGKNHFIIDMSK